A genomic window from Cytobacillus suaedae includes:
- a CDS encoding EAL domain-containing protein, translating into MSGEQTRYSRLATITKLINTKLDLKEVLQHVVTAISEEIVKCDSVGIYLPQADGTYRGYVSKPEVINGMTIDMHVVDPSIDFLAKEVIETQEAIYIPDTSRDDRPDRRAVEAFQIKSLLGVPISYENELFGLVFLFDYGIPMNLTIQEIQTVEAFVNMAAVALRNANDLSRKENLLSEKQLLLDVTRDLSMCSTLQEVMDTCFSYIGRVLKNPNIGAHLLEPVAKKGLKPAKLSKDSDWKEDDWKKTHNEIMIDYREDALFQEVIRTKQAVLVPDVSKDPRPNHEACRNFGIKGIYMMPLVAMGEVLGTIPVVNLVEPGQVYPEASMQLAQSIADATALTLSSMLYMEKQELIIAERTSEITKKNEELKSIVNELQRLSREKELILNSAGEGIFGLNLDGKITFCNPSGAKMLGYQMEELIGLCYDTIFSRKKKGKSSCEVSFETYLQKNHKKYDMDERFYKKDGTHIPVEYVIASIKEENQIVGYVVTFKDVSSRKSMEEKIKYHAYYDTLTELPNRILFKDRLNQGLTYASRNNKKLAVLVLDLDRFKVINDTLGHNAGDQLLQEVARRLTACSQIGDTVSRQGGDEFTIILPSIDYEEQVISYAEQVLEAFVKPFRLNGEEVFIKTSIGISLYPGGGENTDDLLKNADTAMYKAKEFGGNNYQFYTNGMENRTFESVKLENDLYRALENQEFSIYYQPQVNTETGKMFGVEALLRWNHPVRGLVSPAEFIPMAEETGLIIPIGEWVLRHASKQVKQWQEQRHGGLSLSVNLSVRQFEQRNLVSMVQQVLKETGFRPELLELELTENIIVKNTEATMKTMDQLKGLGINISIDDFGTGYSSLGYLKNFPIKTLKIDKSFIDDVMNDTNNAAITNTIITLGQNMNLNVIAEGVETKEQVEFLSSKGCRLVQGYFFSPPLKAEDLVEKYLSKEEVLNKA; encoded by the coding sequence ATGTCGGGAGAGCAAACGAGGTATTCACGACTTGCAACGATAACGAAATTAATAAACACAAAGTTAGATTTGAAGGAAGTTTTACAACATGTGGTGACAGCTATATCTGAAGAAATCGTTAAATGTGACTCGGTTGGGATTTATCTACCACAAGCTGATGGTACTTATAGAGGCTATGTTAGTAAGCCGGAAGTTATAAATGGAATGACAATCGATATGCATGTTGTCGATCCGTCAATCGATTTCCTAGCTAAAGAGGTAATTGAAACACAAGAGGCAATTTATATTCCAGATACATCAAGAGATGATCGTCCTGATCGGAGGGCTGTTGAAGCATTCCAAATTAAATCATTACTCGGAGTACCTATTTCTTATGAAAATGAGCTTTTTGGACTTGTCTTTTTATTTGATTACGGTATCCCAATGAATTTAACAATCCAAGAAATACAAACGGTTGAAGCTTTTGTAAATATGGCTGCTGTTGCGTTAAGGAATGCAAATGATTTAAGTCGAAAAGAGAACCTTCTTTCGGAAAAGCAATTACTTCTTGATGTAACTCGTGACCTATCTATGTGTTCCACACTACAGGAAGTAATGGATACATGTTTCAGTTATATTGGACGTGTCTTAAAAAATCCAAACATTGGGGCGCATTTACTTGAACCTGTCGCTAAAAAAGGCCTAAAACCAGCTAAATTAAGCAAAGATAGTGATTGGAAAGAAGATGACTGGAAGAAGACTCACAATGAAATCATGATTGATTATCGCGAAGATGCTTTATTCCAAGAAGTTATCCGTACGAAACAAGCTGTCCTAGTCCCAGATGTATCAAAGGATCCGAGGCCCAATCATGAAGCCTGCCGTAACTTTGGTATAAAGGGAATATACATGATGCCACTCGTTGCAATGGGGGAAGTACTTGGGACCATACCAGTTGTTAATCTAGTAGAACCAGGACAAGTCTATCCTGAAGCCTCAATGCAACTGGCTCAATCCATTGCTGATGCAACTGCATTAACACTATCAAGTATGTTGTATATGGAAAAGCAAGAATTAATTATTGCTGAAAGAACATCTGAAATCACTAAGAAAAACGAAGAATTAAAAAGCATAGTTAATGAGTTACAACGGTTAAGTCGTGAAAAAGAATTAATCCTCAACTCAGCGGGAGAAGGTATCTTTGGCTTAAATCTAGATGGCAAAATTACTTTCTGTAACCCTTCTGGAGCAAAAATGCTAGGATATCAAATGGAAGAATTAATCGGTCTATGTTATGACACGATTTTTTCAAGAAAGAAAAAAGGAAAGAGTAGTTGTGAAGTTTCATTTGAAACCTACCTACAAAAAAATCACAAAAAATACGATATGGATGAGAGGTTCTATAAAAAGGATGGAACCCATATTCCGGTTGAATACGTGATTGCATCCATTAAAGAAGAGAATCAAATTGTGGGGTATGTTGTCACTTTCAAAGATGTTTCCTCCCGTAAAAGTATGGAAGAGAAGATAAAATACCATGCCTATTATGATACGTTAACAGAGTTACCAAATCGAATCCTATTTAAAGACCGCTTAAACCAAGGGTTAACGTATGCAAGTCGAAATAATAAAAAGCTAGCGGTACTAGTTCTGGATTTAGATCGTTTCAAGGTAATCAATGACACGCTTGGTCATAATGCTGGGGATCAACTGTTGCAGGAGGTAGCTCGTCGATTAACGGCTTGTAGTCAAATCGGGGATACTGTATCGAGACAGGGCGGAGATGAGTTCACAATCATCCTCCCGTCAATTGATTATGAAGAACAAGTGATATCTTATGCTGAGCAGGTACTCGAAGCATTTGTAAAACCCTTTAGGTTAAATGGAGAAGAAGTTTTTATTAAAACAAGTATTGGTATTTCGTTGTATCCAGGTGGAGGCGAAAATACAGATGACCTTTTAAAAAATGCGGATACCGCTATGTATAAAGCGAAAGAGTTCGGTGGAAATAACTATCAATTTTACACGAACGGGATGGAGAATCGTACATTTGAAAGTGTCAAACTAGAAAATGATCTCTATCGAGCATTGGAAAATCAAGAGTTCAGCATTTACTATCAACCACAAGTAAATACAGAGACGGGAAAAATGTTTGGTGTTGAGGCATTGTTGCGTTGGAATCATCCAGTAAGAGGACTTGTTTCTCCAGCTGAATTTATCCCGATGGCAGAAGAAACAGGCTTAATTATACCGATTGGTGAATGGGTACTCCGCCATGCGAGTAAACAAGTGAAACAATGGCAGGAACAGAGACATGGTGGGCTAAGTCTTTCAGTGAATTTATCGGTACGACAGTTTGAGCAACGTAACCTAGTTTCAATGGTACAACAAGTTTTAAAAGAAACAGGTTTTAGGCCAGAGCTTCTAGAGCTCGAATTAACAGAGAACATTATTGTAAAAAATACAGAAGCTACGATGAAAACAATGGATCAGCTTAAGGGCTTAGGGATCAATATTTCGATTGATGATTTCGGGACTGGGTATTCATCATTGGGTTATCTTAAAAACTTCCCTATCAAGACATTGAAGATCGATAAGTCATTTATTGATGATGTAATGAACGATACAAACAATGCTGCCATAACCAACACGATCATTACGCTGGGGCAAAATATGAATTTGAATGTTATTGCAGAAGGTGTAGAGACAAAAGAACAGGTAGAATTTCTTTCATCTAAAGGCTGCCGACTTGTTCAAGGCTATTTCTTTAGTCCACCTTTAAAGGCGGAAGATTTAGTTGAGAAGTATTTGAGTAAAGAAGAGGTTCTTAATAAGGCTTAG
- a CDS encoding helix-turn-helix transcriptional regulator, which produces MDFTKIGEEIRNLRKSLGMSQVELAKGICTQSQISVIEKGEVYPLASTLYLISQKLGVDINYFYEIASTPKVDYVNEVAHQFRQARREMKYDLIRDIVKAEKNNPLFKNIRKNKQLILWHEGICEYEMNKNPELAKELLFEAIQLTHSTDKVFNEREIEIYNSIAVIHFNDHENEKVIEIYDMVLPHLERIPYPHDVTIKSRILYNKAKALTRLSRFEESNHSCKQAIDWCLKTDNMYVFGDLYYHTGYNYEMLENYITALRYMENAKKIFELRLEDRHIPYIEQRIINIREKIGSQTRV; this is translated from the coding sequence TTGGATTTCACGAAAATCGGTGAAGAAATACGAAATTTACGGAAGTCACTAGGGATGTCACAGGTTGAATTAGCAAAGGGGATTTGTACACAATCACAGATTAGCGTAATAGAGAAGGGTGAGGTTTATCCACTTGCGTCCACACTCTATTTAATCTCTCAAAAACTAGGGGTAGATATCAACTATTTCTATGAGATTGCTAGCACCCCGAAGGTTGACTATGTAAACGAAGTAGCCCACCAGTTTAGGCAAGCAAGACGAGAGATGAAATATGACTTAATTAGAGACATAGTGAAAGCAGAAAAAAATAATCCTTTATTTAAAAATATACGAAAAAATAAACAGTTAATCTTATGGCATGAAGGAATATGTGAGTATGAGATGAATAAGAATCCCGAGTTGGCCAAAGAATTACTATTTGAAGCAATACAGTTAACACATTCTACAGACAAGGTATTTAATGAACGCGAAATTGAAATCTATAATTCAATTGCCGTGATTCATTTTAATGATCATGAAAATGAAAAAGTGATTGAGATTTATGATATGGTACTTCCACATTTGGAGAGGATACCTTATCCTCATGACGTTACCATTAAATCAAGGATTCTGTATAACAAAGCAAAAGCTTTAACACGTCTTTCAAGATTTGAGGAATCCAACCATTCTTGTAAGCAGGCGATTGATTGGTGTTTGAAAACAGATAATATGTATGTGTTTGGAGATTTGTATTATCATACTGGTTACAATTATGAAATGCTCGAGAATTACATAACTGCTTTGAGGTATATGGAAAATGCGAAGAAAATTTTTGAGTTACGGCTTGAGGATAGACATATTCCGTATATTGAGCAAAGGATTATTAATATAAGAGAGAAAATTGGGAGTCAAACGAGGGTTTGA
- a CDS encoding thiamine pyrophosphate-binding protein, translating into MKAVRAVLEYLKSGGVTTIFGIPAGSVNAFFDELYDMREITPIVTKHEGAASYMAASYAKYSNQLAVSIGCSGPGGTNLVTGAANAMREHLPILFITGAVPVNTVGLNASQELDAEPVFRHVTKYSTTVTKAEDLLNEVVKATEIALSGVPGPVHIAMPIDVQLTQIQKLPIPRFPKHKPIVPDATTIAKTAQALVKRNGYIFVGQGVRWAVDQVLELAELLNWPIITTPQAKGLIPQEHPLLAGVFGFAGHEIASELINDGEGDALLILGSSLGETATNNWNPNLTKNRFTIQIDIDKTVFNRKYDIDIPIHGDVNLSLLFLNEELKSMGLTRELLTKGEPKTNNTSQEYNTQNVLLKLQEYLPTSTRYTIDIGEFMSYVIHHMNVLESDTFDINVHFGAMGSGIGAAIGSKLAEPDRPVACITGDGCFFMHGMEILTAKEYQLPILFIVMNNARLGMVYHGHSLQYKRSHPSFEQEQVNIAAMAKAMGIPSYRVDALEDINLNSISQLINLNGPAVLEISLVDNNVPPMGDRVKFLSSFGK; encoded by the coding sequence ATGAAAGCTGTACGTGCGGTACTTGAATACTTAAAAAGTGGTGGAGTAACAACTATTTTTGGGATACCTGCAGGCTCTGTGAATGCCTTTTTTGATGAATTATATGACATGAGAGAAATTACACCCATCGTCACAAAGCATGAAGGAGCAGCATCATACATGGCTGCGTCCTATGCAAAATACTCTAATCAACTAGCTGTAAGTATCGGCTGTAGTGGTCCTGGTGGAACAAACCTAGTAACAGGAGCAGCCAATGCGATGCGTGAGCACTTACCTATTCTTTTCATCACAGGAGCAGTACCAGTCAATACAGTTGGCCTCAACGCATCACAGGAACTTGATGCTGAACCAGTGTTCCGGCATGTCACAAAATATAGTACAACTGTAACAAAAGCCGAAGACCTTTTAAACGAAGTGGTAAAAGCAACAGAAATTGCACTTTCTGGTGTCCCAGGCCCAGTACATATCGCTATGCCTATTGATGTACAACTTACCCAGATTCAAAAGCTGCCAATACCTAGGTTTCCAAAACATAAACCAATTGTCCCAGATGCAACAACCATTGCTAAAACTGCTCAAGCCTTAGTAAAGAGAAATGGTTATATCTTTGTCGGACAAGGTGTGCGGTGGGCAGTTGATCAGGTGCTTGAGCTAGCAGAGCTGTTAAATTGGCCAATCATTACGACGCCACAAGCAAAAGGACTCATTCCACAGGAACATCCTCTCTTAGCCGGTGTATTCGGTTTCGCCGGTCATGAGATAGCATCAGAACTCATTAATGATGGTGAAGGCGACGCACTACTTATCTTAGGCTCGAGTTTAGGTGAGACAGCAACAAACAACTGGAATCCTAATCTAACGAAGAATCGTTTTACAATTCAAATAGATATTGATAAGACTGTTTTCAACCGGAAATACGATATTGACATTCCAATTCATGGTGACGTGAACTTAAGTCTACTTTTCCTAAACGAAGAACTAAAATCCATGGGTTTAACGAGAGAACTTCTAACAAAAGGAGAGCCAAAAACAAACAACACATCCCAAGAGTACAACACTCAAAATGTACTGCTAAAACTACAAGAATATTTACCAACATCAACCCGTTACACGATAGACATCGGTGAGTTTATGTCCTACGTCATTCACCATATGAATGTACTAGAGTCTGATACATTCGATATCAACGTCCATTTCGGAGCAATGGGTAGTGGGATTGGTGCAGCCATAGGCTCGAAGCTTGCAGAACCAGACCGACCTGTAGCATGTATTACCGGTGACGGTTGCTTCTTCATGCACGGGATGGAAATTTTAACGGCAAAAGAGTATCAACTCCCCATCCTATTCATCGTCATGAACAATGCACGTCTTGGAATGGTGTATCACGGACACTCTCTGCAATACAAAAGATCTCATCCAAGTTTTGAACAAGAGCAAGTCAATATTGCGGCGATGGCGAAAGCAATGGGAATCCCAAGCTATCGAGTGGATGCATTAGAAGATATTAATCTCAACTCTATCAGCCAACTTATAAATTTAAACGGTCCAGCTGTCCTTGAGATTTCACTAGTTGATAATAATGTTCCACCCATGGGTGATCGTGTTAAATTCCTATCATCCTTTGGAAAATAA